Proteins co-encoded in one Nicotiana sylvestris chromosome 7, ASM39365v2, whole genome shotgun sequence genomic window:
- the LOC138872471 gene encoding uncharacterized protein encodes MIEEPVEDNVEEDKAGEDSDSDRTYLPESDEENDFEYSADGDKLTDSSEPLEEALTNQLNPDMENIDEPQPFIERLMSKGWTFMADREKGSQILCYAYVCLFQTWMWAAARSCTTADFEKFMELVKKEMQKLIDGCK; translated from the exons ATGATAGAAGAACCAGTTGAAGATAATGTTGAGGAGGATAAAGCAGGGGAGGATAGTGACTCAGATAGAACATATTTGCCTGAAAGCGATGAAGAAAATGACTTTGAATACTCTGCAGATGGTGATAAGCTTACCGACTCAAGCGAACCTCTAGAAGAAGCTTTAACAAATCAACTCAACCCAGATATGGAGAACATTGATGAGCCACAGCCATTTATTGAACGACTGATGTCAAAAGGATGGACTTTCATGGCTGATAGAGAAAAAG GATCACAAATTCTGTGTTACGCATATGTATGCCTATTTCAAACTTGGATGTGGGCTGCAGCTAGATCGTGTACAACTGCAGATTTCGAGAAATTCATGGAGCTAGTCAAGAAAGAAATGCAGAAGCTCATAGATGGTTGTAAATAA
- the LOC104214583 gene encoding leucine--tRNA ligase, cytoplasmic-like, producing MAEEGGRSFARRNRLREIETQVHKWWAEDDVFRADPKDSPPKVGEKFYGNFPFPYMNGYLHLGHAFSLSKLEFAAAYHRLRGATVLLPFAFHCTGMPIKASSDKLSREIAKFGNPPVFPVVKEEESIETDVKVETEGNQPAPGGKFKGKKSKAVAKAGGDKYQWQIMQSYGLSDEEIARFTDPYYWLTYFPPLAVEDLKEFGLGCDWRRTFITTDMNPYFDSFVRWQMRKLKTLGKIVKDLRYTVYSPLDGQPCADHDRASGEGVIPQEYTLIKMEVVPPFPPKMSVLEGKKVYLAAATLRPETMYGQTNAWVLPDGKYGAFEINDTEVFVVTYRAALNLAYQRLSRIPEKPTCLVELSGQDLIGLPLRSPLAFNEIIYTLPMLSVLTDKGTGVVTSVPSDSPDDYMALHDLKSKPAFRAKFGLKDEWVLPFEIVPIINHPDFGDKSAERICIEKKIKSQNERDKLDEAKKTIYKGGFYEGTMIVGEFAGMRVQEAKGLIRSKLLEMNQAVVYSEPEKKVMSRSGDECVVALTDQWYLTYGESEWRKAAEDCLASMNLYSDETRHGFEHTLSWLNQWACSRNFGLGTHIPWDEDFLVESLSDSIIYMAYYTVAHLLQKGDMYGTDHSSVKPEQLTDEVWEFLFCNGPYPENSSLSSSLLKEMKQEFDYWYPFDLRVSGKDLIQNHLTFCIYNHTAIFPKHHWPRGFRCNGHIMLNSEKMSKSTGNFRTLRQAIEEFSADATRFALADAGDGMDDANFVFETANAAILRLTKEIAWMEEVLAAESSLRSGPPSTYADCVFANEINFAVRTTEKNYSEYMFREALKTGFYDLQAARDEYRLSCGSGGMNRNLLWRFMDVQTRLIAPICPHYAEYAWRELLKKDSCGIKAGWPEAELPDLTLKKANKYLQDTIVSMRKLLQKQVSGSKKGNVNVSSQNKPTMGLIYVDEQYRGWKRECLEILQRKFDASTGTFAPDKEILSELQKSDFGQQGNFKQIQKLCMPFLRFKKDEVVAVGVQALDVRLPFGEIEVLEKNSDLIKRQLGLERLDILSTTDDALERAGPHAAVVRQNPPSPGDPTAIFL from the coding sequence ATGGCAGAAGAAGGCGGCCGAAGTTTTGCCCGAAGGAACAGATTGCGGGAAATAGAAACACAGGTCCATAAGTGGTGGGCAGAAGATGATGTTTTCAGAGCTGATCCTAAAGATTCACCTCCTAAAGTGGGTGAAAAGTTCTATGGGAATTTCCCTTTTCCTTACATGAATGGATATCTACATTTGGGCCATGCATTTTCATTGTCAAAACTTGAGTTTGCTGCAGCATATCACAGATTGAGAGGCGCTACTGTGTTATTACCTTTTGCCTTTCACTGCACTGGGATGCCAATAAAGGCATCTTCAGATAAGCTTTCGAGGGAAATTGCGAAGTTTGGGAACCCTCCTGTGTTTCCTGTAGTGAAGGAAGAGGAGAGTATTGAAACAGATGTGAAGGTTGAGACTGAAGGAAACCAGCCCGCACCAGGTGGAAAATTCAAAGGGAAAAAATCGAAGGCCGTAGCAAAGGCTGGAGGTGATAAGTACCAGTGGCAGATAATGCAGAGCTATGGTCTATCTGACGAGGAGATTGCTAGATTTACGGATCCATATTACTGGCTAACCTACTTTCCACCACTGGCTGTGGAGGATCTAAAGGAGTTTGGATTGGGCTGCGATTGGCGGAGAACTTTTATTACAACTGATATGAATCCATACTTTGATTCATTTGTCCGGTGGCAAATGAGGAAACTGAAAACCTTGGGAAAGATCGTTAAAGATCTTAGGTACACCGTATATTCACCCCTAGATGGTCAGCCATGTGCTGATCATGACCGTGCTTCTGGTGAAGGAGTTATTCCTCAGGAGTATACTCTTATCAAGATGGAAGTTGTCCCACCTTTTCCACCAAAGATGAGTGTTCTGGAGGGAAAAAAGGTGTACCTTGCGGCAGCTACATTGAGACCAGAGACCATGTATGGGCAAACAAATGCTTGGGTATTGCCAGATGGAAAATACGGGGCTTTTGAGATTAATGATACTGAGGTTTTTGTGGTGACTTATAGGGCAGCACTTAATCTAGCCTATCAAAGGTTGTCTCGTATCCCTGAGAAGCCGACTTGTTTGGTTGAATTGTCTGGTCAAGATCTTATAGGTTTGCCCTTGAGGTCTCCCTTGGCATTTAATGAGATAATATACACTCTGCCCATGTTATCTGTTCTTACTGACAAGGGTACTGGAGTTGTAACTAGTGTTCCCAGTGATTCCCCAGATGATTATATGGCCCTCCATGATTTGAAGTCAAAGCCAGCTTTCAGGGCCAAATTTGGTCTGAAGGATGAGTGGGTCTTGCCGTTTGAGATAGTTCCGATTATCAACCATCCCGATTTTGGAGACAAGTCGGCTGAGAGAATATGCATTGAGAAAAAGATTAAGAGCCAGAATGAGAGAGATAAGCTTGATGAGGCCAAAAAAACAATATACAAGGGCGGGTTTTATGAGGGAACCATGATTGTTGGAGAATTTGCTGGCATGAGAGTCCAAGAAGCGAAAGGTCTGATCAGGAGCAAGCTCTTGGAGATGAATCAAGCTGTAGTATATAGTGAACCTGAGAAGAAGGTCATGTCGAGATCCGGGGATGAGTGTGTTGTGGCTTTGACTGATCAGTGGTATCTCACTTATGGAGAATCGGAATGGAGGAAGGCTGCAGAGGACTGTTTAGCCAGTATGAATCTCTACTCTGATGAGACACGGCATGGCTTTGAGCACACTCTCAGCTGGCTTAATCAGTGGGCATGTTCTCGCAATTTTGGCCTTGGAACTCATATTCCCTGGGATGAGGATTTCCTAGTTGAGTCCTTATCCGATTCCATTATTTACATGGCGTATTACACTGTGGCACATCTCTTGCAGAAAGGGGACATGTATGGTACCGATCATTCTTCAGTGAAACCAGAGCAGCTGACAGATGAGGTCTGGGAATTCTTGTTCTGTAATGGGCCTTATCCTGAAAATTCTTCTTTATCTTCTTCACTCCTCAAGGAGATGAAGCAGGAATTTGACTACTGGTATCCATTCGATCTCAGAGTTTCTGGCAAGGATCTTATTCAGAATCATCTTACCTTTTGCATCTATAACCACACTGCCATTTTCCCTAAGCACCATTGGCCACGTGGTTTCCGATGCAATGGGCATATAATGCTTAACTCCGAGAAGATGTCCAAGTCTACTGGAAATTTCCGGACACTGCGGCAGGCAATTGAAGAATTTTCAGCTGATGCCACACGATTTGCTCTTGCAGATGCAGGTGATGGGATGGACGATGCTAACTTTGTCTTTGAAACAGCTAATGCCGCCATCTTACGTCTTACGAAAGAAATAGCATGGATGGAGGAGGTTCTTGCTGCAGAGTCATCTTTAAGAAGCGGGCCACCATCCACATATGCAGACTGCGTATTTGCTAATGAAATAAATTTTGCAGTCAGGACAACAGAGAAAAACTATAGTGAATATATGTTCCGGGAAGCTCTGAAAACTGGATTTTATGATCTTCAGGCTGCTAGAGATGAGTACAGGCTTTCGTGTGGTTCAGGAGGCATGAACCGGAATTTGCTATGGCGATTTATGGATGTTCAAACACGACTTATTGCTCCGATATGCCCACACTATGCTGAATATGCTTGGAGAGAGCTTTTGAAGAAGGATAGCTGTGGCATAAAAGCTGGGTGGCCAGAGGCTGAATTGCCAGATCTTACCCTTAAAAAGGCTAACAAGTATTTGCAAGACACTATTGTCTCAATGAGGAAGCTCCTGCAGAAGCAGGTTTCTGGTTCAAAGAAAGGAAATGTAAATGTGAGTAGCCAAAACAAACCTACTATGGGCCTTATATATGTGGATGAGCAGTACCGTGGATGGAAAAGGGAATGTCTGGAGATTCTGCAGAGGAAATTTGATGCTTCAACCGGCACCTTTGCACCTGACAAAGAAATACTCTCTGAATTGCAGAAGAGCGATTTTGGGCAACAAGGCAATTTCAAGCAAATACAGAAACTCTGTATGCCCTTCTTGAGGTTCAAGAAAGATGAAGTTGTGGCTGTTGGGGTTCAAGCGTTGGACGTGAGGCTTCCTTTTGGCGAGATTGAAGTCCTTGAGAAGAACTCAGACTTGATCAAGAGACAACTTGGTCTTGAGAGATTGGATATATTATCTACGACGGATGATGCTCTGGAGAGAGCTGGGCCTCATGCTGCTGTTGTGAGGCAGAATCCTCCATCACCAGGGGATCCAACTGCGATCTTTCTCTGA